In Ptychodera flava strain L36383 chromosome 6, AS_Pfla_20210202, whole genome shotgun sequence, the sequence gtctagTGTGCAAGTGCTTATATGttcaatttaaatttgaaaggTTACGGGAACCCATTCTCACAAGTTAGATAAATACGCAACACCAACATTTCTTTGAAGGCAAATCGTAAAGAACGTATATGTACGTGCggctgaattttttatcttTAAACTTGCCAAGTCATTTTTTGGTTCCTCCGTTGTTAAACATTTTTCAGTGATTCATGTTTGATTTGAACTGCCATCATATGTAACTGCCATCGTGTTTTTATAGAACTCTCGTCGTCGTCCGGCTCATCGCTTAAAACAGTGTGCATGGTCCAACATTAATTATTATGGCGCCAACGGCATTATCAAGGTAAGTCAACAGGTTTCCTGATATGTCTAGGTTAACAGCCAACGATTAGTGACGGTTGAGATTGTAAATTTAGCCGACATACTTGAAACTTACAAACTTTCCACTTTGTATTTGGATCTCACTTATCGCTAGAGAATGCATTCTAATAGCCACAAAACTGTTTATTCAACTTCTTGATTCATTTTACAGCAAGACACAATGTCAAGCAATTTCGTGCCACCTATAGCTAATTACCAACTTGCTGCAATTTGTACGTTATGTCCTGTAATATTTCGCAATTCCCACTTAGGAAAGAATACATAGAAATCCACGGTGCACAGTAGCAGATAGTTATGACCCACCAATCCGGTAGTGTGTAATTCGAAAATGCGTAAATAGGTTGATTGGTTGACGCTTACAGAAGATTCACGTACATGTTTGAGAATGtgaatcaaatattttgagtgtGCACTCGTTATATAACAGTAATCAGAGCGTCAGTACAGTGCAACTACAATTACAGCTCATGAAAgtgtcatgattttaatcacttttttcgGTGTCAGTCTTTTAACccctgccattttagaatgacgatagataatgtaaaataaaatagtcatttagGCTATTATACATATAGTTTTATtttaagtgaaatattaaatttcagaaaatactaggaagtttgacataaattcatttttatcattaatacaatatTAAAGTTTTCTACCCATAATATATACCCctttcatccttcgagtaaactattttataccatactaaacttttaaattctctgctttttaaatatattatgagaatgttttcttgtcatcttagatgagaaatgttgctttgaaaaaaatactctgttAGTAGCGTGCAACACCACCTTAAAACATTAGGATGCCGGATGATGGGATCTTTAAAAAGACGAACCTTTTCTATATTCTCCCGTCCAGAGCTATTTGTTAATAATGCCTATCATGTTGTTACCTTATGCTCTATGTCCCTTCAATGAAGGAGTGTGAATTCACCAAAAGATCAGACAAGACCGCACTCCGAGTCCTGTGGAATGGTAATCTGCGTGTAAGGTCACGCTCAGTTCCAAACTCTTGCTTTCGTTGGTACTTCACTTTCAACGGTAATGAGTGCAAGGATCCAGTACCAATAGACAGTGCCGTTTCCTCCACCAGCGATGAAAATCGTCACCGCGTAACTTCAAGTAAGTCTTAATGGAGTACCCTACACTATAAGTAAATATATTCGTGATATTATTGCACATCTTACCAATATGATGCAAATTAATCTGTGACGCCAGACTGGTGACAAAGGGACTGTACCTAGAGTAAATTTTGACGACTTGTCGATATTTGTGTTCATGGCAGATGTGATGAAATGACGAGTATTTGGTTTGACAATACAGTGCATGCACACTTGGAATTATATTCcgttgtcaatgatacaaatggcCAATTTCAGCTAATAGAATGATATACTTTTTGgtcttgatatttttttgttatttgcaTCTGTTAAGTGTTGAAAGCGAAACGGGAGCGAAAACCAAAGTTTTAGAGACACAAAGAATAGATTGTGCAAAAGGTGGCTGATCTTTACTCGGTTAGCAGTAACAGAGCAATCGATCAGGCAGCGGAACAAAACTGTTATTCCCCACATATCATGACGATAATTAGTTAAAATAAAAGTAACtggtattttgttttcttgaacgTAACATGTCACATAGccagtgatattttcaaatgctAACAATCATGATATTGTTGCTGATAGACTTTACACTTTCCGATCTAACTGATATATCGGACTTTTCTTCTTACCAATTAGTGTCATGCTATTTACATTTCAGTCGAAGGTCTGTGTTACGGTATACCATCTGGCAGAGTGAATGTGGAATTCCGTCAATCAGGATGTCCCGGTGTAAAACCAGGTGGTGAAGCCTACACTGGATGGAACTCGGCCTCTCGTATTATTGTTGAGGAAATCCTCACATCGTACTagttattttagctgaaaaattACTTTGCGACCTTTAAAAAATCGACTTTCTGAATTCAGAAACAACCTTGGATGTCTTAAAATTACAGCAGATAGTACCAGATTGTTTCGATCTTGCCGATACGTTTGCTTAATGGAGTGCGTCACTTTATTGTAGTTAGTTCCCAGTTTGTTATTGTCCTAGAAATCATTACGATCATACAACAACGTTAAAGGTCTTCCTTTCTATTGTTTTTGCTCCTTTCGTATATCAATAAATTAAGATTATTCTTCTGTTTTACTTCATATCCGGAGTTTTTTTAGCTGTTCTGTGACGTTAACTTAAATAGAGCAGTTAAACTGTCgatgaaaacagaaaatcaaCTGTGTTAATTCTGTCAACAGAGCTTTTTCAATTACATCTCCTTAGATTTTCGTGCCAATCCTTGAAGTAGTCCTCCGACAATGGAAATGTAAAAGACATGAGGTAAAGCTAGGTTGGAATGCCTTTGAACAGTTCTTAGAAATTTAGTCCTTGTACGTGCGAAAACACACCTctcctaaaaacacaaaaagcAAAATGATTCTGTACGTTTTTTGAACACTTTGGAGAGAGAGTTAAATCTTTCAAGACAATGATAACGACGATGATCGTGATGACAATAATAATGCTGATGATTATggagactaaaagaaaaaagataTGGGCGTTGATCCTGACCAGCTTATTTTAATAGGGTCGTCAGACTCttaaaggtattcggtcacctgttttttcatagccaatcacagattttacgcgaatggccgctttttaaaaggGCGCCTCCACACGACCAGCCATGGCATACTTAGCAGCGTAGACTACTACCATGTTCTTTGACGTATAAAATATGGAGGACCGACAGCTACAGGTGTTACGGGGTAGTACGCTAAGCCTCGCCCCTTTATCATATATgggatatgcaaatttacggtgaccgtgtacctttaaTCATAAGTCATACAGGAACCAGGTCcaaataaaagtgaaaaattgtcaaaatttgaaattcaagtaaTTGGCGTTGTTCAGTTTTAACCTTAATATTAATTTTTCCGTTGACtctatgatgatgatggtaatgaGGTTATCATAACTTAGCTGTGATAGTGCCATTCAAAAAAGCCACAAGGCAGAAAATATTACGCATACCTGCGATAAAAGCGATCGAAACTGAGAGGGTAGATAGAACGATGAAGATATAAAGCACCAGAGAAGGAAGAAATCTGCAAACATTTGGTGAGATTGAATTGTCTTTAGGAATCATAAAGTGTGAGAATTATACGCCTCTTTTAGGCAgagtgcgcctcggggacacatatTCGGAatcacaaacttttacaattgccTTAACcgaagttttcaccggcttacttATGTGAAAGCCGAAAATGAGATTTTCCCCGTATAGCTAATAAAAGAATGGAGGTcatattgaatttgaaatatcggtaaatatggATAATTCGTTTTGCACGGTTACGCCgtgttttattcgttttcttACGCATAGTCTCAGAAATATTTGTCATTCAATTTTGAGACGGGTATCTTAAATGATTATGTATGAAATCATTAAGAAATATAGTCATTACGGTAACCTAGGCCTTTAATTATCAGTTACGGAACACAATAACAGAGAGCCATTGTCACGTGTCAATGTTTATCTTGAATACCGTCGTTTTACTTATATGGTAAGCCAAAATAAATATCCGAAACATTTGACGTAACTTTAGGAAATTAAGCGCGCAAGAATGATTAAATGACTTGATAAATCCCCTCTGTTGCATGCTTTTTGAGAGTAGTGATCcaactttaataatttttattattaaaGGGAGGTAGTCATCAGAAGTGTGCGTGTGCGGCTTccctgtttacaaacaatgtatttcatgcataataTCTAGATgttgtcaacatagctgcaacatttaaaatttacgaTATCccttgttaacaaacatgtttaacTTTCATCGATTGCCAACGTatcctagatacagtgtttatatcggtcgtaggggtccctggtaACCTTTgacagagttccgacgactgcctccctttaacaAATCTTTAGATTTATTTGAGTATGATACCAGATTTCAAGGTTCAAACGATCATCTTCTGCAACTTCAATGACTGGTTCCAGGCTTGCTGCAAGGGACTCTGAAACATTTAATGGAGACCTGCCACCTGTAGAGTTTCAGAAATGGACAGTCCCATTTCTGTTACCATTTTACAAGACAGAGACTACAATGTAGAAAAGTGTTCCGTTAGCTTGTTTCTAGCCTCACATACCCGGGTACCTTGTCTTTTACTGCTTATCGAGTTACTCTTGAACCTAAAGAAACTTACAGCAGggtaattttgttttctctgtcTTTTTCGAGCCTCCATTGGCTggtattctctctctctctctctctctctctctctctctcctctctctctctctctctctctctctctctctctctctctctctctggactTTGAAGCATTTTGAGGAAAGCTATCGGGTTTCAAATTAGGTTGGAATGGACGCGTATTTGAAAAGCAAAATCTGGAGGAAATAAACTTGTCAAATTAGTCGAGTTACTTTAAAAGACGGAAAAATAAATGTCTTTTCTTCTTTCTAGCCTTACAAGGGCGGGTACCTTATCTTTTCTGTTATCGGGTTATTTTTAATCATACAGAAGCCGAAATTAGCGAAATTTTGCTTTATCTTGCTCTATTTGTCTTCTAGGCACATTGGCTGGTACTTGTTTCTCTCTGTGTTTTCATGGATCAATCATTAACTTGAAAAAAAGGCTAATGAGTCTGAGAGCAAGTTTGCACTACCTGCATGTTACTAGCCTGCGCAAATATCTACCTTTTTCTGTCTATGCGGGTTAATAAACAACGGAAAGTCAAAATAATGACGCGGGTTGAACGAATATTGTTTTAATCTGCCCGCTCAAAACAACTAGAAAAAAGTTCGCTATATTCGTGCCTGTACGGCATCAATGGATAATGATCGAAAGGAGAGAAAGAAGGAACTTCAACCTTACTTCAGTTTCTTTCAGATGGACGACATATCGAACCAAACTGAAAGAAAGGAAATAACCCAACATCTTATGAGGTAATGCCTGATATAAGTATGGAAGAGAAAGTAATTTAGACTGGAAGGTAACAGTTTGTACTCTGGAGTCAATAGAGCAATAACAGAGAAGTGTGTGTATGGCAGAAAATAGGTTGTCTTACAAATCGTATGAATGGGAAGGGCATAAGTAGGAGCTGCTGTCATgcatattataaatattaacaattttttattgtattttattgacttATATCGAGCCTTTTAAATACTGAGACAAGAGAATGTTCAATGAGAAACAGGGAAAGAGTAGATGAAACAAACGCGGGCGGAAGTAAAATATGGGTGGTATTCATAAGTGTTGAACAAGTAATCTTGCTCTTCAAACGAGCAGAAGCCCTTTTAATTGCATCCAACCCTTCTGACGTGGCGATTTACATTGTAAAATAAGCCAAAAGGGACCCTATAGTTTGTTTAGCTTTGTGCCTTTCACACCTATATTGATAACAGTAGCAACATAATTTAGACGTCTTCGAggatatttattttcaacacGGTAGTTTCATACTCTTTTACTCTATggtacaacaacaacatcagcaGCACCAACAACGAcaacgacgacaacaacaacagcaaatcTACAACAAGTACATAGGAGCGCATGTACCCGTTAGTCAATTTCGTTTGCTAAATCTAGGGTTTTGATGTCACAGTAGCTGCTTATCCATTTGGACCGCTCATGACTGACTCTACGTCTCCTCTCTCAGGCGTATAAAATGCGTCAGTGACGGTAGTCTTCACGCCTTGCATTAATTTCTCGTTGGTAAGAGTCAGATGTTATCAGTTTTACAAGTAACACTAACTGAATGGACATGGCAAGTATTTTCGATACAATGCGTGAGCGTAGGATCCAGCTTTGCTTGATACATATCGGTACCGTCGTatagtaatttattaatttgtacacttgtttatttatttatttatttatttatttatttattcatagacATGCTGTCTTTTAAATATTCTACGAAAATATTAAGTCGGGTTCAAATTGCTGTATTAttaaaacaaacagaaattcGAAATGAGTGAAAAAAGAGAAGAGAAGGCTACGATGGTTCGTTAAATATGGCGTTATAGAGGGAAAAAAATTCGAAAGCTGCAAAAAACTGTCACAAAGTCAATGCTGTACATGTTACATACGTCAATGTGCGCTATTAAAACGAACCGAACACAAAAAGCTGTGACGCAGACAATTCTTGTCCCACTTATTCTCATAAAAATCAGACACAAGAGTGGATTCCGCATACGTCTTCTTATGATCGACGTTTTCTAGGGATTAGCAACAACTATATTGGACATGATTTATTTACCTAGTAAATCTTTGTTTCTACTTTTACCGTTAAGTCTAATATCCAATACACATTACAAATCTTCTTAAAGTGTTAACATAAGTCACATAAAGTAATTAAACTCTCCACGTTCTATATTGTATTGATGCCACGTGTTTCAGTCCTTGTGTCTGCCGTACGTTCTGATACATGCGTGGGTTGAGTGATCCTAACCAACCATGCTATTCGCTGACCAGCAAAAATGATAATCAACGCAACCGAGGCTATGTGGAGACTAAATGGCGCGTATGCTAGCTTGCCTTTAACTAAAGTATGCTTTAAGTAAGTAAATTAAAACTCTGCACTGTTGGTTTGAAGGACTGCTACCTACGAATCGACTTactgataaaaataataacacgaaCAGATTGCCTGGTCCATGCAACACGGAAAAGGTACTTTTGTGTTCGTCACAACTAAGGTGACAAATTTTACTTCTTTAAAGGAATGAAACAAGGGAAAATAAACGATACTTTTATTCAATATTTGTGatactttctttaaaaaaatcaaagctAAATTAGAATGAACTCTAAGTAAGTAAACGAAATTATGATCACAgtttaataaaaaaatagaaTTAAGAATGTTATACACAGAGACTTCGTAAAGTGCTGTGTAGTTTTCGGCGGTCGTTCACCGCAAGGGTGATAAAATCTTCTCTGTCCTCTTCTACCTCAACAATAACAGGTAATATCGGAAATGTCGATGATagcatgaatatttatgatctTATGAATTCAACGATTCGGTATTTGC encodes:
- the LOC139134303 gene encoding collagen triple helix repeat-containing protein 1-like, which codes for MTSIKMMVSSRRFLSLILVLLCVVIASRVAGEEKPESLVNSRRRPAHRLKQCAWSNINYYGANGIIKECEFTKRSDKTALRVLWNGNLRVRSRSVPNSCFRWYFTFNGNECKDPVPIDSAVSSTSDENRHRVTSIEGLCYGIPSGRVNVEFRQSGCPGVKPGGEAYTGWNSASRIIVEEILTSY